A genomic window from Lycium barbarum isolate Lr01 chromosome 4, ASM1917538v2, whole genome shotgun sequence includes:
- the LOC132637028 gene encoding two-component response regulator ARR12-like: MTVDEIRGNMEKYDNFPVGMRVLAVDDDPICLKLLDQLLRKCQYQVTTTNQARTALKMLRENRDRFDLVISDVHMPDMDGFKLLELVGLEMDLPVIMLSANSDYRLVRKGITHGACDYLLKPIRLEELKNIWQHVIRKKIVEPKNHNKTDDQDKAHQEGGVGEKGSQRADQNGKVNKKRKDEEYESDENGNDDEEDATTQKKPRVVWSIDLHKKFVTAVHQLGLEKAVPKRILDLMNVEGLTRENVASHLQKYRLFLKRISTQEAQQANMVAAALGGKDSAYMRMGSLDGLGDLRTLAGSGRFGQASLSSSYASGGGMLGRLNSPSGVSLRNLHCQNSSNNPINALTKLNPNVPPASQNANLFQGIPASFELGQLQQSTCTTRSGELNPLVGSSNSSLSNVPNNPILLQVNSQPSFNIASFGSEAFNTGVSGSSNFLDHERYNENWKNSIKPLKFQSSSSPLTGQPFGNSHLPLDGVRYNGTSAVPHLQNNPVDFSSSSIVSLPFEASRGETQCRETLGGAFQRWPDQNQHYSHSSNNIFANSGRASLTNPMDQNNDMFCRRVETSLTGRSNAGCSSMLIQHSESENLTPDSRSSTNEGYLFQTTKQHAGFLPQGYGSLDDLMSAMKWEQDGALLQGGEFGFDAYSPGSGL, from the exons TAACTACGACAAATCAGGCAAGAACGGCGTTGAAGATGTTGAGGGAAAACAGAGATAGATTTGACCTGGTAATCAGTGATGTCCACATGCCTGATATGGACGGCTTTAAACTTCTGGAGCTTGTTGGTCTCGAGATGGATCTTCCCGTCATAA TGTTGTCAGCAAACAGTGATTACAGACTTGTAAGGAAAGGAATAACTCACGGTGCTTGTGACTATTTGCTGAAACCTATCCGGCTTGAGGAGCTGAAGAATATATGGCAACATGTAATAAGGAAAAAGATAGTTGAGCCTAAGAACCACAACAAAACGGATGATCAAGACAAGGCTCACCAGGAAGGCGGAGTAGGTGAAAAAGGATCCCAGCGTGCAGATCAAAACGGGAAGGTTAACAAGAAAAGGAAGGATGAAGAATACGAAAgtgatgaaaatggaaatgaCGATGAAGAAGATGCAACAACTCAGAAGAAACCTCGTGTTGTTTGGTCTATAGATCTTCACAAGAAGTTTGTTACAGCAGTTCATCAGTTAGGCCTTGAAA AAGCTGTCCCTAAGAGGATTCTTGATCTGATGAATGTTGAAGGACTTACAAGAGAGAATGTGGCTAGCCATCTCCAG AAGTATAGGCTCTTCTTGAAAAGGATCAGCACGCAAGAAGCCCAGCAAGCAAACATGGTTGCCGCCGCACTAGGGGGTAAAGATTCTGCGTATATGCGAATGGGTTCACTGGATGGGCTTGGTGATCTTCGAACATTGGCTGGATCAGGAAGGTTCGGTCAGGctagcttatcatcatcatatgcatcAGGAGGTGGCATGCTTGGCAGACTAAATAGCCCTTCTGGTGTAAGCCTTCGCAATCTGCATTGTCAAAATTCGAGCAACAACCCCATCAATGCCCTGACGAAATTGAATCCCAATGTTCCACCTGCTAGTCAGAACGCTAATTTATTCCAAGGGATTCCTGCATCATTCGAGCTTGGTCAATTGCAGCAGAGTACGTGTACCACACGCAGCGGAGAATTGAATCCTTTGGTTGGTAGCTCAAACAGCTCTTTGTCCAATGTCCCAAATAATCCTATTTTGCTTCAAGTGAACTCCCAGCCTTCTTTCAACATAGCTTCTTTTGGTTCAGAGGCCTTTAATACTGGTGTAAGTGGTTCGTCCAATTTTCTGGACCATGAAAGATATAACGAGAATTGGAAAAACTCTATAAAGCCTCTGAAGTTCCAGTCAAGCTCCTCTCCGTTGACTGGTCAGCCTTTCGGCAACAGCCATTTGCCTCTGGACGGGGTGCGATACAATGGTACTTCAGCTGTCCCTCATTTGCAGAACAACCCTGTTGATTTCTCTTCCTCCTCCATAGTTTCGCTACCTTTCGAAGCTTCAAGAGGAGAAACACAATGCCGTGAAACTTTAGGGGGTGCTTTTCAACGGTGGCCGGATCAGAACCAACATTATTCCCACAGCTCAAACAATATTTTTGCCAATAGTGGAAGGGCCTCTTTAACCAATCCAATGGACCAAAATAATGATATGTTCTGCAGAAGGGTAGAGACGTCTTTGACTGGCAGATCAAATGCGGGTTGTTCTTCAATGCTCATACAACATAGTGAGAGTGAAAATCTAACTCCTGACTCGAGGTCGAGCACGAACGAAGGCTACCTCTTCCAGACGACAAAGCAACATGCTGGTTTTCTTCCTCAGGGCTATGGCTCCCTTGATGATCTAATGAGTGCAATGAAATGG GAGCAAGATGGAGCCTTGTTACAAGGGGGAGAATTCGGATTTGATGCTTATTCTCCTGGTTCAGGTTTATGA